The following coding sequences lie in one Rutidosis leptorrhynchoides isolate AG116_Rl617_1_P2 chromosome 6, CSIRO_AGI_Rlap_v1, whole genome shotgun sequence genomic window:
- the LOC139855651 gene encoding mediator of RNA polymerase II transcription subunit 11-like — translation MDSQNQNASLQRLQTVEKRIVRVLELAGGVMEEFSNPSGPRKELVNNHCSEFMQLIKDIQVTLREEIKSACEYRPFEKCNYIERISNELCCQKVEYVLEKLDGMKQTIGEYHRAT, via the exons ATGGATTCGCAAAACCAGAATGCATCATTGCAGCGTCTCCAAACTGTTGAAAAG AGAATCGTAAGAGTATTGGAACTTGCCGGTGGGGTGATGGAAGAATTCTCAAATCCTAGTGGACCCAGGAAGGAATTGGTGAACAATCATTGCAGCGAGTTCATGCAATTAATCAAG GATATACAAGTGACACTGAGAGAAGAAATCAAGAGCGCTTGCGAGTACCGTCCGTTTGAGAAGTGTAATTACATAGAGAGAATATCTAATGAACTTTGTTGCCAAAAAGTGGAATATGTTCTTGAAAAATTAGATGGGATGAAACAAACAATCGGTGAATATCACAGAGCAACTTGA